The Medicago truncatula cultivar Jemalong A17 chromosome 4, MtrunA17r5.0-ANR, whole genome shotgun sequence genome includes a region encoding these proteins:
- the LOC11434562 gene encoding uncharacterized protein, with product MRDKFSCFSENSINVSNASCSSYSNNTCISPNVVSPSIQNSISSVYKLVLSTLKHLLITVTWCKNHSNQGLSISFGDEDPSTVPSFRLNTNSRFFRKKKGSKMLDFEDFKVTVLWDLSNAKYETGPEPVDAFYVVIVVDSEIGLILGDSETVTKKMKDSVPMAKISLLSRREHCSGNTVYYNTKAQFCDSGNFHDVLIKCSVENEGFNNKSSPVLSVNIDKKNVIRVKRLQWNFRGNQTIFVDGLLVDLLWDVHDWFFNPQASGYAVFMFRTRSGLDSRLWLEEKHSQKDKDRVEFSLLIYACKSS from the coding sequence atgagagacaaattttcatgttttagtgaaaattcaataaatGTCTCAAATGCTTCATGTTCTAGCTATTCAAACAACACATGCATTTCACCAAATGTTGTTTCACCTTCAATCCAAAACTCAATCTCAAGTGTTTACAAATTAGTCCTTTCAACATTGAAACACCTTTTGATCACTGTTACATGGTGTAAAAATCACTCAAATCAAGGACTTAGCATAAGTTTTGGTGATGAAGATCCTTCAACTGTTCCATCTTTCAGACTCAACACGAATTCGAGGTTCTTTCGCAAGAAAAAAGGTAGCAAAATGCttgattttgaagattttaaggTAACTGTTTTATGGGATCTTTCAAATGCTAAATATGAAACAGGACCAGAACCTGTTGATGCTTTTTATGtagttattgttgttgattCAGAAATTGGTTTAATCCTCGGAGATTCCGAAACTgttactaaaaaaatgaaagatagtGTTCCTATGGCGAAAATTTCGCTATTATCTCGAAGAGAACATTGTTCGGGTAACACAGTTTATTATAACACAAAAGCTCAATTTTGTGATAGTGGTAATTTTCATGATGTTTTGATAAAATGCAGCGTCGAAAACGAAGGGTTTAATAATAAATCTTCACCGGTTTTAAGCGTAAACATTGATAAGAAGAATGTGATTCGTGTGAAGAGATTGCAATGGAATTTTAGAGGGAATCAAACCATTTTTGTTGATGGTTTATTGGTTGATTTGCTTTGGGATGTTCATGATTGGTTCTTTAATCCTCAAGCTTCTGGTTATGCTGTTTTCATGTTTAGAACAAGAAGTGGTTTGGATAGTAGATTGTGGTTAGAAGAGAAGCATTCTCAGAAAGATAAAGACAGAGTTGAATTCTCTTTGTTGATCTATGCATGTAAGAGCTCATAA